Proteins encoded by one window of Conger conger chromosome 1, fConCon1.1, whole genome shotgun sequence:
- the themis2 gene encoding protein THEMIS2 — translation MDGAGSEILSLQDYVASLDDCTLPRILQICSGVYFQGSVYELGGSEVCLSTGDLVKVIGVQLQSVTCEDLGTNETSELSLDYTGRFRMLPEDELFGCVEDMVELVLKEPDACDTFSFTCQQDLELEDCRVPAGQPLSLLSVERQGGGEGGGGGEGEGEGVARCWLDGPAGREVLVPLSFRGAFYESESGHAYAVREIVSSPRLRRRRYRRAQEAGPDGPLRLTPVHSVQAIMHLRKNVVQFPSSLEVDVTDVSESCGDVVFVTPLTLPEVAARAADAFPAVVEVLEAPESARPLFRCRWLPPLRPGRLLVLRGAGEARMVLASSFKGCRERRHFLLSSRYGGSFRRRPRNFGSAYELYAASCRGPAGLTVTVAMQWESPADDLPSLSVGDQLEVLRRGRAEPGRRGDDDGDHGDGAGAWPQGEDVLVCRRTSEADEEDEDEEEGEEEGRGEESEEVSLPMYLQGRFVEKLADTKKRYGLPELVERLALPLDVKAVRRDPNLEADPLPALSSLQLEEITSEPTVMASLLEQPNVVFELPIRWLSMTVSFTGDPLPWPEGPPRPEPRWETVTEVTDQFYFEFRKLANQDTDAPPPRPPKRRTQSAQKAPPAATSCSNQSSRLCKGQSLSQSMDKMTLGSDWLGKAPPLPSPLDAGNEPPPLIPRKPTAKASSFAHSNMYTKTPKREKKKKKGRRNSDHDYEDILDVVKNAKDILFY, via the exons ATGGATGGCGCGGGGAGCGAGATTCTGTCCCTACAGGACTACGTCGCGTCCCTGGATGACTGCACTCTTCCTCGCATTCTGCAGATCTGCTCTGGAGTGTATTTCCAAG GGTCGGTGTACGAGCTGGGCGGGAGCGAAGTGTGCCTGTCCACGGGAGACCTGGTGAAGGTGATCGGCGTCCAGCTGCAGTCCGTCACCTGTGAGGACCTCGGGACCAATGAGACGTCAGAGCTGTCTCTGGACTACACAG GCAGGTTCCGGATGCTTCCGGAGGACGAGCTCTTCGGGTGCGTGGAGGACATGGTGGAGCTGGTGCTGAAGGAGCCGGACGCCTGCGACACCTTCAGCTTCACCTGCCAGCAGGACCTGGAGCTGGAGGACTGCCGGGTCCCGGCCGGGCAGCCCCTCAGCTTGCTGTCCGTGGAGCGGCAGGGCGGGGGcgagggcgggggcgggggcgaggGCGAGGGCGAGGGCGTGGCCCGCTGCTGGCTGGACGGGCCGGCGGGGCGGGAGGTCCTGGTGCCGCTGTCGTTCCGCGGAGCGTTCTACGAGAGCGAGAGCGGCCACGCCTACGCCGTGCGGGAGATCGTCAGCTCGCCACGCCTCCGGCGCCGCCGGTACCGCCGCGCCCAGGAGGCCGGGCCGGACGGACCGCTCCGCCTCACACCCGTGCACTCAGTCCAGGCCATCATGCACC TGAGGAAGAACGTGGTGCAGTTCCCGTCCAGCCTGGAGGTGGATGTGACGGACGTGTCGGAGAGCTGCGGGGACGTGGTGTTCGTCACGCCGCTGACCCTCCCCGAGGTGGCGGCGCGGGCGGCCGACGCCTTCCCGGCCGTGGTGGAGGTGCTGGAGGCGCCGGAGAGCGCGCGGCCGCTGTTCCGCTGCCGCTGGCTGCCCCCGCTGCGCCCGGGCCGGCTCCTGGTGCTGCGCGGGGCGGGCGAGGCGCGCATGGTGCTGGCCTCCAGCTTCAAGGGCTGCCGGGAGCGCCGCCACTTCCTGCTGTCCAGCCGCTACGGCGGCAGCTTCCGGCGGCGGCCGCGGAACTTCGGCTCCGCCTACGAGCTGTACGCGGCCTCGTGCCGCGGGCCGGCGGGCCTGACGGTGACCGTGGCCATGCAGTGGGAGTCCCCCGCCGACGACCTGCCCTCGCTGAGCGTCGGGGACCAGCTGGAGGTGCTGCGGCGGGGGAGGGCGGAGCCGGGTCGCCGCGGCGACGACGACGGTGACCACGGCGACGGGGCGGGGGCGTGGCCTCAGGGCGAGGACGTGCTGGTGTGCCGGCGAACGTCGGAGGCGGACGAGGAAgacgaggacgaggaggagggggaggaggaagggcGAGGCGAGGAGAGCGAGGAGGTGAGCCTGCCCATGTACCTGCAGGGCCGGTTCGTGGAGAAGCTCGCCGACACCAAGAAGCGCTACGGCCTGCCGGAGCTGGTGGAGCGGTTGGCGCTGCCGCTGGACGTGAAGGCGGTCCGCCGCGACCCCAACCTGGAGGCCGACCCGCTGCCCgccctctcctccctgcagcTGGAGGAGATCACGTCCGAGCCCACGGTGATGGCCAGCCTCCTGGAGCAGCCCAACGTGGTCTTCGAGCTGCCCATTCGCTGGCTCTCCATGACCGTGTCCTTCACCGGCGACCCCCTGCCCTGGCCCGAGGGCCCTCCTCGCCCGGAGCCCCGCTGGGAGACCGTCACCGAGGTGACGGACCAGTTTTACTTCGAGTTCCGGAAGCTGGCGAACCAGGACACCGATGCGCCCCCTCCCCGCCCGCCCAAGAGGAGGACACAGTCCGCACAGAAGGCCCCGCCCGCTGCCACCTCCTGCTCCAATCAATCGTCCCGACTGTGCAAGGGCCAGTCGCTCTCCCAGTCGATGGACAAGATGACGCTCGGCTCCGATTGGCTGGGCAAAGCCCCTCCTCTGCCATCACCCCTG GACGCTGGGAACGAGCCCCCGCCACTCATCCCCAGGAAGCCGACTGCCAAGGCAAGCAGCTTCGCCCACTCCAACATGTACACCAAGACCCCCAAacgagagaagaagaagaagaaag GAAGGCGAAACAGTGACCATGACTACGAGGATATTTTAGACGTGGTGAAGAACGCAAAGGACATCTTATTCTACTGA
- the rpa2 gene encoding replication protein A 32 kDa subunit yields the protein MWNQGGYGDSSSMGGGYTQSPGGFASPSASQGGEKKGRMRPQQIVPCTVSQLLSARQAEDVFRIGEVEIAQITLLGVVRTTEKSITNVQYKVDDMTGPPVDVKQWVDVEDPSVESTVIPPGTYVKVSGNLRSFQSHRSVVAFSIRPVEDMNEVTSHMLEVVRAHMLLGKTQGTGGGGSLNTSVMPMSRPTAGGGYSGANDMSSNGLSPAQNQVLSLIRSCPDPQGIHIQDLKQRLSGMSIALIKQAVEFLCNEGHVFSTIDEEHFRSTDNND from the exons ATGTGGAACCAGG GCGGATACGGCGACTCCAGTAGCATGGGCGGCGGATACACGCAGTCGCCCGGTGGGTTCGCCTCCCCCTCCGCTTCtcaggggggagagaaaaaagga AGGATGCGGCCGCAGCAGATCGTCCCGTGCACCGTGTCCCAGCTCCTCTCCGCCCGGCAGGCCGAGGACGTCTTCCGGATCGGCGAGGTGGAGATCGCACAG ATCACCCTGCTGGGCGTGGTCAGGACCACAGAGAAGTCCATCACCAACGTGCAGTACAAGGTGGACGACATGACCGGCCCCCCGGTGGACGTCAAGCAGTGGGTGGACGTGgag GACCCCAGTGTGGAGAGCACGGTCATTCCCCCCGGCACGTACGTCAAGGTTTCCGGCAACCTGCGCTCCTTCCAG agcCACAGGTCGGTGGTGGCCTTCAGCATCAGGCCCGTTGAGGACATGAATGAGGTTACCTCCCACATGCTGGAAGTGGTGCGCGCGCATATGTTACTCGGCAAGACCCAGGGCACG gggggtggggggagcctGAACACCAGCGTGATGCCCATGTCCCGGCCGACAGCAGGGGGGGGGTACTCTGGTGCCAACGACATGTCCTCCAACGGACTGAGCCCTGCACAGAACCAG GTGCTGAGCCTGATCCGGAGCTGCCCCGACCCGCAGGGCATCCACATCCAGGACCTGAAGCAGAGGCTGAGCGGAATGAGCATCGCCCTCATCAA GCAAGCTGTGGAGTTCCTCTGCAACGAGGGCCACGTCTTCTCCACCATCGACGAGGAGCACTTCAGATCCACGGACAACAACGACTAG